Within the Thiohalobacter sp. IOR34 genome, the region CCTGGAGGCCGCTCCTACAGGCATGTTGGGCCGCCAGCCCCCGCAGGCGCGGCGGCCACGCCGCGATTGTGGCGGTCAAGCCCATCGCGGCCTGGAGGCCGCTCCTACAGGCATGTTGGACCGCCAGCCCCCGCAGGCGCGGCGGCCACGCCGCGATTGTGGCGGTCAAGCCCATCGCGGCCTGGAGGCCGCTCCTACAGGCACGTTGGGCCGCCATGCCCCGCAGGAGCGGCGGCCACGCCGCGATTGTGGCGGTCAAGCCCATCGCGGCCTGGAGGCCGCTCCTACAGGCATGTTGGACCGCCAGCCCCCGCAGGAGCGGCGGCCACGCCGCGATTTGGCGGTCAAATCCATCGCGGCCTGGAGGCCGCTCCTACAGGCATGTTGGACCGCCATGCCCCGCAGGAGCGGCGGCCACGCCGCGATTGTGGCGGTCAAGCCCATCGCGGCCTGGAGGCCGCTCCTACAGGCACGTTTTATACCTCAGGAAAATCCACCAACCGGACCGGCAGGCGCCGCGCCCCCCAGTCGCCGGGCCGCTCCTCGAACACGCCGGCCACCGGTGTGCCACAGTCGGCGCACTTGCCGTCGTGAATGTTCCATTCGCTGAGCACGTACCAGTCACGACCGATCAGGACCTTGCCGCAGTTGTGGCAATAGGTGCTCTCCCCGGCCTTGTCGTGGACATTGCCGGTGTAGGCATAGCGCACGCCGTTCTCGAGGGCGATCTCGCGCGCGCGGACCAGGGTCTGCTGCGGGGTCGAGGGGTAGTCCAGCATCTTGTAGTCGGGATGGAAGGCGGTGAAGTGCATGGGCACGTCCGGCCCCAGATGCTCGACCACCCACTGGGTCATCTCGTTCAGCTCCTTGTCCGAATCGTTCTCCCCCGGGATCAACAGGGTGGTGGTCTCGACCCAGACATCGGTCTCCTGCTTGAGGTACTGCAGGGTGTCCAGCACCGGCTGCAGATGGCCGCCGGTGATCTTCCAGTAGAAACGTTCGGTGAAGGCCTTGAGGTCGACATTGGCCGCATCCATATGGGCGAAGAATTCCTTGCGCGGCTCCTCGCAGATGTAGCCGGCGGTCACGGCCACCGACTTGATGCCGCGTTCATGGCAGGCATCCGCCACGTCGATGGCATATTCATGGAAGATCACCGGGTCGTTGTAGGTATAGGCCACGCTACGACAGCCGAGCTGTTCGGCGACCCGGGCGATCTTCTCCGGTGATGCCTGGTCGGCCAGGGTGTCGGTCTCGCGTGACTTGCTGATGTCCCAGTTCTGGCAGAACTTGCAGGCCAGATTGCAACCGGCGGTACCGAAGGACAACACCGGAGTTCCCGGCAGGAAATGGTTGAGCGGTTTCTTCTCGATGGGATCGACACAGAAGCCGCTGGAACGGCCGTAGGTGGTGAGTACGATCTTGCCGCCCTGGTTGGCGCGTACGAAACAGAGTCCGCGTTGGCCCTCGTGCAGCTTGCAATAGCGGGGGCAGAGGTCGCACTGCACCCGCTTCTCGTCCAGTCGATGCCAGTAACGGGTCTCGACCGTGTTCTCGGCGATCAGTTCTCTGCTCATGACAGCCCTCCCCTCCGGCATCGCGCATGGCAGCACAGCCGTGCCGACCATACCATTATCGGGAAGTTGAGGGCGGCAACGGGATTTCTCAAGCCTGGGGACTTGCCCGAGTCACCTGCATGAAGCCCCCTCGGCCTTGAAAGCGGACGCCGGCACTCCGATATTCTCAATTATTAACCCGGCAACTAAATATGCCGTGTTAAGAACCCGGATATTGCACCAAGGATTCGATGCTCAGGGCGAGGCTGCCTTGCCAGCCTCGGCCTGACATCGAACAGGCACAAACTGTAACAGGGCGCAATTGCTCGCAGAAGGAATCACTGCCTTGATAACTACCGGAAAAATTACGCATTCAAGGCCGCCTTCGTGCAATATGCGGGCGAGCACCGGCCCGACCCGCAGGGAGCCATTGCCATGACCATCCGCCCCCCCGCCGTTGCCGGGGCCTTCTACCCCGATGACCCGCAGGAACTGCACCAGATGCTCCTCGGTTTCCTCGCCGAGGTGCCACGCGCCGCGAGCGAGGCGCCGAAGGCGATCATCGTGCCCCATGCCGGCTACATCTACTCCGGACCGATCGCGGCCCAGGCCTATGTCCGCCTGCTGCCCGCCCGCGAGCGCATCCGCCGGGTGGTGCTGCTTGGGCCCGCCCACCGGGTGCCGATCCGCGGCCTGGCGGCGAGCAGCGCCGACGCCTTCCGCACGCCGCTCGGCGACGTGCCCCTGGACAGGGCCGCCATCGACACCCTGCTCGACCTGCCGCAGGTCCAGCTGCGCGACGACGCCCACGCCCTGGAACACAGCCTGGAGGTACAACTGCCCTTCCTGCAGGAGGTACTGGACGATTTCGCGCTGGTACCGCTGGTGGTCGGCGACGCCAGCGACGCCGAAGTGGCCGAGGTGCTGGAACGGCTCTGGGATGGCCCCGAGACCCTGATCGTGATCAGCTCCGATCTCAGCCACTATCACGACTACGCCACGGCCCAGGCCATGGACCGCGCCACTTCCCAGGCCATCGAGGCCCTGGCGCCGGAACAGATCGCCCAGGAACAGGCCTGTGGCCGCATCCCCGTGGCCGGACTGCTGCAAGCGGCCCGCCATCACGGCCTGCAGGCACACACCGTCGACCTGCGCAACTCCGGCGACACTGCAGGTCCCCGCGACCAGGTAGTGGGTTATGGTGCCTATGCCCTCCAGTGAGCGGCGCCTCTCCGACGCCCAGCGCGCGGTGTTGCTGGCCGTCGCCCGGGACGCCATCCGCCACGGGCTGGAGACCGGCCAGCCATTGCAGCTGCGGCCGGAGGACTTCGATCCGCTGCTCCAGCAACCGGGGGCAGCCTTCGTCACCCTGCAGTCGCGGGGCCAGCTGCGCGGCTGCATCGGCAGCCTGGAGGCCCACCGGCCGCTGGTCGTCGACGTCGCCGAGAACGCCTTTGCCGCCGCCTTCCGAGACCCGCGCTTCCCGCCGCTGTCGCCGGCTGAATTCGACGACCTGGAGATCCACATCTCGGTGCTTTCGCCACCGACGCCGGTCGAGTTCTCCAGCGAGGCCGATCTGCTGTCCCGGTTGCGGCCGGGCATCGACGGCCTGATCCTGGAGGACAGGGGCCGGCGCGGTACCTTCCTGCCGTCGGTCTGGGACCAGCTGCCGGACCGCGAACAGTTCTTGCAACACCTGAAGCTGAAGGCCGGTCTGCCACCCGACCACTGGTCCGACAGCCTGCGTGTCTGGCGCTACACCACCGAATCCTTCTAGCCCGGATATTGCACCAAGGCGGCGTGCATGAAGGGGGTTCGTGCTGTAATACAGGGACGATATGGCCAGGAAAAGCCCCCTGGGCGGGTTACGGTTTGTGCCTATTCGAATGCCAGGCCGACTCTGGCTGCGCGTCCTGGGTGCAATATCCGGGCTAAAGGCGACCCGCATGATCGCAGGGCAGGCTGGTATATGGATCGGGAACTCGTAAGCCGGCAATGTGCCTGTTCGATTGACTCCGGGCATTGCCCGTGGGGGGGCGCCCGATCGCGGCCTGGAGGCCGCTCCTACGACAACACATTGTACCGCCATGCCCCGTAGGAGCGGCCTCCAGGCCGCGATGCGGCGCGAAGTGCCGCCTAGCCCGGCAGCAGCCAGCCCAGCGCCCCCAGGGTGAGGACCGCCAGCAACAACGGCCGCCACAGTCGCTGCCCGGTTGGCGCCTGCAGCAGCCGGTAGAGACGGCGGTAACGGACCAGGGCCGGTGACTCCGGCCGGCGACGGTCCCGCCCTCGGCGCTCCACGCCGCCGGCCACGACCATGCGCCGGGCAGGGAGACGTCGCTCCCGGCCGCTGCGCTCATCGACCCGGGCGCGCGCCGCGAGCAGGCGCTGGCGGCCGAGCGGGCCCGCGGCCGTCCTCATCACCGCCGGCAGCAACTCGGGGCGCAGCCGCAGCGGCCGCCAGCAGCGTTGATCCGAACTCAGTTCATCCTCCTCCCGCAGCCGGCCAAGCAGCATGTGCCGCTGCAGCTCCTCCAGGACAAAGGGTCCACGCACCTGGCCCTGACGCCGCGTGTACCACAGCACCTCACCCCTCGCCTCGATCCGTTCCGACATTCCGTTCGCCCCCCATTTGCTGCACACTGGAGATCACACTAGCTGCGCGAGAGACACTGCCCGATGTCCAGCTACCCTGGATACACCTGTGCTGGCGGCACTGCCCTTACCGCTTTAGCGGACCGACGGCGGGGATATTGACCCCCCATGCAACCTACCGGTCCCCGATTGCCGCCACTGCCGACCAGCCCCGGTTCAACCGGCCCCTCGCCGGGATTGCGCCTGCGGATCGGCCAGACACTGAACGCCGTGGTGCTCACCAGCCCGCGTGACGGCCGCACCCTGCTGCGGATCGGCGCCAACCAGGTCCAGGCCCGCACCGGCGCGCTGCAGCTGTCACCGGGCCAGGCCCTGAAACTGCAGGTGGTCCGCCTCGGCGAACAGCCGCTGCTGCGCCTGATCACTGCCCTGCGCCAGGATGCTGTCAGCGAGGCCCTGCGCCAGGTCCTGCCCCGGCAACGGCCGCTCGGCCCCATCCTCAGCGGCCTGGCCCAACTGGCTGCCAGACCCGCTGTCAGCCCCCTGCCGCCAGCGGTCCTGGCACGGTTGCGCGAACTCATCGACCGCCTGCCACGTCCCGGCGAACTGAGCAACCCGCGCGGCCTGCAACAGGCCCTGCGCGACAGCGGCACCTTTCTGGAGGCTAGGCTGGCCGCCGGCGCCCCCCCGGCCGACCCGGGCCTGGGCCGCGACCTCAAGGCCAATCTGCTGCGTCTGGCCGCTGCCTTGCGGCAGGCATCGGCCAGCGCCGCCCGGGCGGCCCCGAGCACAGCCTCACGTCCAGGCGCTGCCGCCCAGCCTCCCACCCCGGCCGCCGCCAGCGAGCCGGCCAGCGCAGCCGGCAAGCCACCGTCCCAGGCGGCCGGGGAAGCACAGCGGCCCGGCGCCAACCCCCTGCCGGCATCCTCCCGCCCCCCCCAGCCGCAGAGCACCCAGGGCAACCCGGCGGATCGGGCGGGACGCGTCGCACCCCCGCCCCCGCTGCTGGAGCAGGTCGAGGCGGCGTTGTCACGGGTCCGCCTGCATCAGCTCAAACCCCTCTCGGCAGAGCGGCCGCATGGGCTGGAATGGCTGTTCGAGCTGCCGGTGCGCCGAGACAGCGAGCACATCGACCTGTGGCAGTTGTACTTCCGGCGCGAGGATCGGCCTGGTGGCCAGGAAAAGGAGCAGACGGCCCGCTGGACGGTCCTGCTGAGCTTCGACCTGCCCGGTCTCGGTCCACTGCAGGCGCGCATCACCCTGCAGGGTGAAAGCCGTCTCAGCACCCTCTTCCTCGGCAGCGAGGAGGCTGCGCTGCCCCTGGTGGAGCGACACCTGCCCCGGCTCCGCGCCCGTCTGGAGCAGGCCGGACTGGAGGTCGAGACCCTCGGCTGCCGCCGTGGCCGGCTGCCCCAGCCCAAGCCGGCCACTGGCAGCGGGCCGGTAGTGGACGAAAAGGCATGAGTGGCCAGAACGACAACCCGTCCCCGGCACAGATCGAGCTGGCCATCGCATTGCAGTACAGCGGCGAAGGCGCACCACGGGTCACCGCCCGCGGCCAGGGCGCCCTCGCCGAGCGCATCATCGAGCTGGCGCGGGAACACGACATCCCGCTGCAGGAGAATCCTCCGCTGGTGCAGGCCCTGGCGCACCTGGAACCGGGAGAAGAGATCCCGCCGGCGCTCTATCTGGCCGTGGCGGAAATCCTGGCCTTCGCCTATCACCTGTCGGGCAGAGCGCCCGGGACGGTCGAGGACTGAGCCACCAGAGGCAAGAGCGGGGAATACGGGGGGTCAATGGGTGGCGGGCGGCAACCGCCCAAAGGTGTCAGCTAGCCCGGATATTGCACCAAGGATTCGATGCTCAGGGCAAGGCTGGCAAAGCAGCTTGGGTGATCGTCCGAAAAGTCATAGCCGTTGCTATGGCTTGAGGAGGATCACCCAAGATGCGAAGCCAGAGTCGGCCTGACATCGAATAGGCACAAACCGTAACCCGCCCAGGGGGCCTTTCATGGCCATATCGTCACTGGATTACAGCACGCCCCCTTTCATGCGCGCCGCCTTGGTGCAATATCCGGGCTAGCCTCGGCCAGGCCGCCATGGAGCATGAGGATCAACTCGGCCTCACCACGGGTCAGGCCACATTCCTCGATCAGGGTCT harbors:
- the amrB gene encoding AmmeMemoRadiSam system protein B; translation: MTIRPPAVAGAFYPDDPQELHQMLLGFLAEVPRAASEAPKAIIVPHAGYIYSGPIAAQAYVRLLPARERIRRVVLLGPAHRVPIRGLAASSADAFRTPLGDVPLDRAAIDTLLDLPQVQLRDDAHALEHSLEVQLPFLQEVLDDFALVPLVVGDASDAEVAEVLERLWDGPETLIVISSDLSHYHDYATAQAMDRATSQAIEALAPEQIAQEQACGRIPVAGLLQAARHHGLQAHTVDLRNSGDTAGPRDQVVGYGAYALQ
- the amrS gene encoding AmmeMemoRadiSam system radical SAM enzyme; amino-acid sequence: MSRELIAENTVETRYWHRLDEKRVQCDLCPRYCKLHEGQRGLCFVRANQGGKIVLTTYGRSSGFCVDPIEKKPLNHFLPGTPVLSFGTAGCNLACKFCQNWDISKSRETDTLADQASPEKIARVAEQLGCRSVAYTYNDPVIFHEYAIDVADACHERGIKSVAVTAGYICEEPRKEFFAHMDAANVDLKAFTERFYWKITGGHLQPVLDTLQYLKQETDVWVETTTLLIPGENDSDKELNEMTQWVVEHLGPDVPMHFTAFHPDYKMLDYPSTPQQTLVRAREIALENGVRYAYTGNVHDKAGESTYCHNCGKVLIGRDWYVLSEWNIHDGKCADCGTPVAGVFEERPGDWGARRLPVRLVDFPEV
- a CDS encoding EscU/YscU/HrcU family type III secretion system export apparatus switch protein, producing the protein MSGQNDNPSPAQIELAIALQYSGEGAPRVTARGQGALAERIIELAREHDIPLQENPPLVQALAHLEPGEEIPPALYLAVAEILAFAYHLSGRAPGTVED
- a CDS encoding flagellar hook-length control protein FliK codes for the protein MQPTGPRLPPLPTSPGSTGPSPGLRLRIGQTLNAVVLTSPRDGRTLLRIGANQVQARTGALQLSPGQALKLQVVRLGEQPLLRLITALRQDAVSEALRQVLPRQRPLGPILSGLAQLAARPAVSPLPPAVLARLRELIDRLPRPGELSNPRGLQQALRDSGTFLEARLAAGAPPADPGLGRDLKANLLRLAAALRQASASAARAAPSTASRPGAAAQPPTPAAASEPASAAGKPPSQAAGEAQRPGANPLPASSRPPQPQSTQGNPADRAGRVAPPPPLLEQVEAALSRVRLHQLKPLSAERPHGLEWLFELPVRRDSEHIDLWQLYFRREDRPGGQEKEQTARWTVLLSFDLPGLGPLQARITLQGESRLSTLFLGSEEAALPLVERHLPRLRARLEQAGLEVETLGCRRGRLPQPKPATGSGPVVDEKA
- the amrA gene encoding AmmeMemoRadiSam system protein A, producing MPSSERRLSDAQRAVLLAVARDAIRHGLETGQPLQLRPEDFDPLLQQPGAAFVTLQSRGQLRGCIGSLEAHRPLVVDVAENAFAAAFRDPRFPPLSPAEFDDLEIHISVLSPPTPVEFSSEADLLSRLRPGIDGLILEDRGRRGTFLPSVWDQLPDREQFLQHLKLKAGLPPDHWSDSLRVWRYTTESF